A window from Bacteroidales bacterium encodes these proteins:
- a CDS encoding histidine kinase, which translates to MKKRMQGKGMKLLLHFAAWAIMIGLPFYNFFRWNLPKEFIWTFYLIIAVNGMIFYVNYLVLIPKFFLKNKRVKYYSSAFLLVAAIFFLSLVSSNLIFEKMRRNEPDREAREDRIEQREDHMPDGKRRILRLPFGPMGIYNFAFNALVFTVFAFGLKALERNSEIEKRQKELEKEKLNSELAFLKNQISPHFFFNTLNNIYSLISINTEDSQEAVLKLSKMMRYLLYESEQGETRLSNEIEFMNNYVALMRLRLSEKVSLNISFPETYENISIPPLLFISIIENAFKHGISYREKSFIDIKMDVSKEMITFICENSLVARPETDINGATGIGLDNLKKRLGLLFPGRHELKIEKQQSVFRVSVLINLA; encoded by the coding sequence ATGAAAAAGAGAATGCAGGGTAAAGGCATGAAGTTGCTGCTGCACTTTGCAGCATGGGCAATAATGATAGGTCTTCCTTTCTATAATTTCTTCAGGTGGAATCTTCCCAAAGAATTTATATGGACCTTTTATCTGATCATTGCAGTCAATGGCATGATCTTCTATGTGAATTACCTTGTGCTCATTCCGAAATTTTTCCTGAAAAATAAGCGGGTTAAATATTATTCATCTGCTTTTCTTCTTGTTGCCGCAATATTCTTTTTATCTCTTGTTTCAAGCAATCTCATATTTGAAAAAATGCGGCGTAACGAACCGGATCGTGAAGCAAGGGAGGACAGGATTGAGCAGCGCGAGGATCATATGCCTGACGGAAAAAGGAGAATTCTCCGGCTACCGTTCGGACCTATGGGTATCTATAATTTTGCGTTCAATGCCCTTGTTTTTACTGTCTTTGCATTCGGATTAAAAGCGCTTGAGAGAAATTCAGAAATTGAGAAAAGACAGAAGGAACTTGAGAAAGAAAAGCTGAATTCAGAGCTTGCCTTTTTAAAGAACCAGATCAGTCCCCATTTCTTTTTCAATACCCTTAACAATATTTACTCATTAATCAGTATCAATACCGAAGATTCACAGGAGGCAGTGCTGAAACTTTCTAAAATGATGCGCTACCTTCTGTATGAATCGGAGCAGGGAGAAACCCGACTCAGCAATGAGATCGAGTTCATGAATAACTATGTTGCCCTTATGCGGCTCAGGTTGTCGGAGAAAGTATCGCTGAATATCTCATTTCCTGAGACCTACGAAAACATTTCAATTCCTCCTTTGCTCTTTATCTCGATCATTGAAAATGCGTTCAAGCACGGCATCAGTTACAGGGAAAAATCTTTCATCGACATTAAAATGGATGTATCAAAGGAAATGATTACCTTCATATGTGAGAACAGCCTGGTTGCCCGTCCCGAAACGGATATTAACGGAGCTACAGGAATAGGACTTGATAATCTCAAAAAGAGGCTGGGACTTCTTTTTCCTGGCAGGCACGAACTTAAAATAGAAAAACAACAATCTGTTTTCAGGGTAAGCGTTTTAATTAACCTGGCTTGA
- a CDS encoding ABC transporter permease, whose amino-acid sequence MHLTNLFIVAIRALIRNKLRAILTMLGIIIGIASVIAMLALGEGSKRNMREEMSKMGTNMIMVMPNFQRRAGVSLGASSSNVMKMADVIAIRNEATSVSAVSPEIRANGQVIYGNQNTQTTVYGVSQEYMGIKKLIIESGRSFSEQEVKSMAKVCIIGQTVKENLFGVNADPIGLSLRIKNIPFQVIGLFEDKGESGMGQDQDDLIVAPYTTVQRRLAAIDYINGINASAVSEEKSADAKAEVEEILRRTHKLKDSDENDFRVMSQSELMNTFSSIMDSMTYLLGAIACISLLVGGIGIMNIMFVSVTERTREIGLRMSIGGRSRDILMQFLVESIILSILGGIIGILFGYLLAKGGGSLMSIKSYVQTQSVILAFVVCFAIGVFFGWYPAKKASNLNPIDALRYE is encoded by the coding sequence ATGCACTTAACCAATTTATTTATAGTGGCAATCAGAGCCCTGATCCGCAATAAGCTCAGGGCTATACTGACTATGCTCGGTATCATAATCGGCATTGCTTCTGTTATAGCCATGCTCGCTTTGGGAGAGGGTTCCAAGCGAAATATGCGTGAAGAGATGTCGAAAATGGGAACCAATATGATTATGGTAATGCCAAACTTCCAGCGAAGAGCCGGAGTAAGCCTCGGAGCGTCCAGTTCCAACGTTATGAAAATGGCAGATGTAATCGCCATCCGCAATGAAGCAACCTCCGTTTCAGCTGTATCTCCCGAGATCAGGGCAAATGGACAGGTGATTTATGGTAATCAGAATACACAAACCACTGTTTACGGTGTCAGTCAGGAATACATGGGTATTAAGAAACTGATTATTGAATCAGGCAGGAGTTTTAGTGAACAGGAAGTTAAAAGTATGGCGAAGGTTTGTATTATCGGACAAACCGTGAAGGAAAATCTTTTTGGTGTAAATGCCGATCCCATCGGACTTTCCTTAAGGATTAAAAACATTCCTTTCCAGGTCATCGGGCTTTTCGAGGATAAAGGCGAGAGCGGGATGGGACAAGATCAGGATGACCTGATCGTTGCGCCTTATACAACGGTTCAACGCCGGCTGGCAGCCATTGATTATATTAATGGTATCAATGCATCTGCGGTGAGTGAGGAAAAATCAGCAGATGCAAAGGCTGAAGTAGAGGAAATCTTACGCAGGACCCATAAATTAAAGGATTCTGATGAAAACGATTTTCGTGTCATGTCTCAGAGCGAACTGATGAATACCTTTTCGTCCATAATGGACAGCATGACTTACCTTCTTGGGGCTATCGCCTGCATTTCCCTGCTGGTTGGCGGAATCGGCATCATGAACATTATGTTTGTTTCAGTGACTGAAAGAACACGTGAAATAGGACTTCGTATGTCGATCGGTGGACGTAGCCGGGATATCCTGATGCAGTTCCTTGTTGAATCCATTATACTCAGCATCCTGGGAGGCATAATAGGAATCCTTTTCGGCTACCTGCTGGCAAAAGGCGGCGGATCACTAATGTCAATTAAATCATATGTTCAAACACAGTCCGTGATACTCGCATTTGTTGTTTGTTTTGCAATCGGGGTGTTCTTTGGGTGGTATCCCGCCAAAAAAGCATCGAATTTGAATCCGATTGATGCATTACGTTATGAATAA
- a CDS encoding ABC transporter ATP-binding protein, which yields MNKTIIEIKGLRKDYIVGEVTVHALRGVDMKIEEGEFVAVMGVSGSGKSTMLNILGCLDIPTKGDYFLDGVNIKTLNRDDLARLRNQKLGFVFQAYNLLPRTTALENVELPLFYNPKVKSKERRERAIAALEAVGLSSRMHHMPNQLSGGQQQRVAIARSLVNDPVMILADEPTGNLDTHTSFEIMELFQDLNERGRTIVYVTHEPDIAKFATRNVVFRDGHIVKENMVTERSYAKEVLKSLPVENFDESDN from the coding sequence ATGAATAAAACAATCATAGAAATTAAGGGCCTCAGGAAAGATTATATTGTGGGTGAGGTGACTGTTCATGCACTCAGGGGCGTTGACATGAAGATTGAGGAAGGTGAATTTGTTGCTGTAATGGGTGTAAGTGGATCGGGTAAGTCAACTATGCTGAATATCCTGGGCTGTCTTGACATCCCCACAAAAGGCGATTATTTCCTTGATGGCGTAAATATAAAAACGTTGAACCGCGATGACCTGGCAAGACTGAGAAATCAGAAGCTCGGATTTGTTTTCCAGGCGTACAACCTGCTTCCCAGGACTACAGCCCTTGAAAATGTTGAGCTTCCGCTTTTCTATAATCCTAAAGTAAAATCAAAGGAAAGAAGAGAACGGGCTATTGCCGCACTTGAAGCAGTCGGACTTTCTTCCCGTATGCATCACATGCCTAACCAGTTGTCCGGCGGACAACAACAAAGGGTTGCCATTGCACGGTCACTTGTTAATGACCCGGTAATGATACTGGCGGACGAACCCACCGGAAACCTGGATACACACACCTCGTTTGAAATCATGGAGTTATTCCAGGATCTTAATGAAAGGGGAAGAACAATAGTTTATGTAACCCATGAGCCGGATATAGCAAAATTTGCCACACGGAATGTGGTTTTTCGTGACGGTCACATAGTAAAAGAGAACATGGTGACCGAAAGGTCTTACGCAAAAGAAGTGCTTAAAAGCCTTCCGGTTGAAAATTTTGACGAATCAGACAATTAA